AAATTGGGCAGGATCACTGTTGGCCACCTGCCGGTACTCCAGGTATTTTTCCTTCACGAGATCGTTGGTGATGAGCTTCCGGGGCTCCCCGAAAAAGGGGTTCACTCTCCCGGCATGCATGCCCATCGCATTCAGAATTCGCCAGACTTCCCTTTCGGTAGCACGATTGCCCTTCATGAGGATCACACCCAGGACGACGATCAGGACGCCGGTCTTGGGCACGCGCTCTTGGCCAGACAGCATCCCATCATATGTGAGGCCCATGCTGATGACGACCTCAAAGCGGTAGTTGAGGGGATCCACTACCTTCATATCCAGGCCAAAGACCACCTGCAGGCGCTGGCAGGCATTCGCTAAGATCACAGGGAAGTGCTCATTGCATACTGGGGAGACAACCTTGAAAATATCTTCCATTGTTACAGTCTCCTTGATGTGATACTTGTGCAGCAGGTAACACACCAAAAGAGACACTAACCTATCTATAGGATCTAAGGGCAATTCTGCGGGCTGTGGGGCAGCCTGCGCAGTGCTCTCCACCTCCCTGTGGCCACTGGAGCGCACACCCGATCTGCTTGATGAGGTGGCCGTGATGGCAACAGGAGATGACAGGAAACCCTGAGCACCCTCACGAGTGCTGGCAACACCAGCAGCAGAAGCCCCCTTCGAACTGCCAGGCATTAGAGGAGGCGAAGACACACGGGTCTTCACCAGTGCCTCGGACGTCTGTGCAGCTTGCAGGCCCTGGGTCTCGCTGCGGGTCTGAAGGCTTTGACGCCGTGAGCGTTGTGGATTCTTCTGATGCAGAGACATGACGGCTCTTGCGGGTGGCAGCAGGTAGGACTGTGGACAGGAAGGAGGGCAATGAGGAATCACTGCTGAAGAGAGGGAAGGCAGAGGTGAATGGCCTTAGCTGGCAAACGCAACTGTGGCCGGTGGCTCTGCTTAAGCCGCCACCCAACGGACCTCTGACAATACAGCCACAGGGCCCCCCAGGTCTCCTCACCTCCCGGTTGCCATATCCCCCAAGAGCATGGAGGGGAGGCCTGAATGCTTCCGAGTGTGCAGCCAGGCAAACCACGCTGGGAATTCTCCACAATCTCCAGCCAGGCAGGTGGGTTGGGGCTCTGGAGAGCCATCGCAGCCCTGAGGAGCGAGGTCCCATCAGGCCTCACTCAGGT
This DNA window, taken from Manis pentadactyla isolate mManPen7 chromosome X, mManPen7.hap1, whole genome shotgun sequence, encodes the following:
- the LOC130681768 gene encoding melanoma-associated antigen B16-like, which codes for MSLHQKNPQRSRRQSLQTRSETQGLQAAQTSEALVKTRVSSPPLMPGSSKGASAAGVASTREGAQGFLSSPVAITATSSSRSGVRSSGHREVESTAQAAPQPAELPLDPIDRLVSLLVCYLLHKYHIKETVTMEDIFKVVSPVCNEHFPVILANACQRLQVVFGLDMKVVDPLNYRFEVVISMGLTYDGMLSGQERVPKTGVLIVVLGVILMKGNRATEREVWRILNAMGMHAGRVNPFFGEPRKLITNDLVKEKYLEYRQVANSDPAQFEFLWGPRAYAETTKMKVLQSLARVNGVEPSAFRSQYEDALQDEEKRAQDTMSDTAASLLGPLLVLVASLVMPTVPSDPRG